A genomic stretch from Primulina huaijiensis isolate GDHJ02 chromosome 14, ASM1229523v2, whole genome shotgun sequence includes:
- the LOC140957717 gene encoding multiple organellar RNA editing factor 1, mitochondrial has product MASNFHRLRRAVSLSSSLIHRSLHRPPSISSHPNNFRSISAAAATATSASAFPQSARAFTTTTSLFMSDQRKPFNPETDEIGPDTILFEGCDYNHWLITVDFPKDTELTREQKIEFYVNIAAQVFGSVEEAKKRIYALSTTTYEGFQVECSEETSNKFQNIPGVVFVLPDSYIDPVNKEYGGDKYVNGEIFPRPPPVHYGRRNNRDRRPRDQMSYQQGNTPYSDRGPSYSEARNYGRNYGPPQQHQNYGPPPHQQQNYGPPPHQQNYGPPPQQQNYGPPPHQQNYGPPPQQQNYGLPPPQQGYTPPPQQQNYGLPPQQQGYERPPQQGFAPPRQQQNYGHLPNVPPQKNYTPSGPGERGEHMSTSNALGGGKRNPMPSYQGNLNRGEFGSYNTQGHRDFQQGSLQSHALPEHEGFSQDTNFLQGGSFEQGSVGTHDQSAKTNVGQNQPKQGEEPRNFSYTANK; this is encoded by the exons ATGGCGTCGAACTTCCACCGCCTCCGCCGCGCCGTTTCGTTATCCTCCTCCCTCATCCATCGCTCCCTGCATCGACCACCTTCCATATCCTCTCATCCTAACAATTTTCGCTCTATCTCCGCCGCAGCTGCCACCGCGACATCCGCCTCTGCATTTCCGCAATCAGCGCGGGCATTCACTACCACCACCAGCCTATTTATGTCTGATCAGCGTAAGCCGTTCAATCCAGAGACGGACGAGATTGGGCCGGACACCATCCTGTTTGAAGGATGCGATTACAATCACTGGCTAATCACTGTGGACTTCCCCAAGGATACCGAACTGACGCGTGAGCAGAAGATCGAATTCTATGTCAATATCGCCGCCCAAGTCTTCGGAAG TGTGGAAGAGGCGAAAAAGAGAATATATGCCCTAAGTACTACAACATATGAAGGTTTTCAGGTGGAATGTTCAGAGGAAACATCTAACAAGTTTCAGA ATATACCAGGGGTGGTCTTTGTATTGCCGGATTCCTACATTGATCCCGTAAATAAGGAGTACGGAG GGGACAAGTATGTCAATGGAGAAATTTTCCCCCGACCTCCACCAGTACATTATGGTAGACGTAACAACAGGGATAGACGGCCGAGAGATCAGATGTCATATCAGCAAGGAAATACACCTTACAGTGACCGAGGGCCCTCATATTCCGAAGCAAGGAATTATGGTCGGAACTATGGCCCCCCACAGCAGCATCAGAACTATGGTCCTCCACCACACCAGCAGCAGAACTATGGTCCTCCACCACACCAACAGAACTATGGTCCTCCACCGCAACAGCAGAACTATGGTCCTCCACCGCACCAGCAGAACTATGGTCCTCCACCGCAACAGCAGAACTATGGGCTACCTCCACCCCAGCAGGGCTACACGCCTCCACCGCAGCAGCAAAACTATGGGCTACCACCTCAACAACAGGGTTATGAGCGTCCACCTCAGCAGGGCTTTGCGCCTCCAAGGCAGCAGCAAAATTATGGGCACCTGCCAAATGTTCCTCCTCAGAAAAATTATACTCCATCAGGACCAGGGGAAAGAGGAGAGCATATGTCGACAAGTAATGCATTAGGAGGTGGTAAAAGAAATCCAATGCCTTCTTATCAGGGAAATTTGAATCGAGGAGAATTTGGGAGCTATAACACTCAAGGACATAGAGACTTCCAACAAGGAAGTCTTCAGAGCCATGCACTTCCTGAACATGAGGGCTTTTCACAAGACACTAATTTTCTGCAGGGCGGAAGTTTTGAACAAGGATCTGTTGGTACCCATGATCAATCAGCAAAGACCAATGTTGGGCAGAATCAGCCAAAGCAAGGAGAGGAACCAAGGAACTTTTCATACACGGCCAATAAATAA
- the LOC140958052 gene encoding uncharacterized protein has protein sequence MDLDLATRVDSPPVITDKSTSNEKREFEKWERSNRMCMMIMKMVIPETFRDTMSSDIATTKAFFQDLEKRFAKSEKSEIGTLLGSLASMRYKGKGNIREYIMEMSHLASRLKALKLDLSEDLQVHLVLISLPPQFNQFKVSYNCQKETWSLNELISHCVQEEERLKQDKTESAHYASTSKDKGKKRKDKEAADTQSPKK, from the coding sequence ATGGATTTAGACCTTGCGACAAGGGTTGACTCTCCTCCCGTGATTACGGATAAGAGTACCTCTAATGAAAAGAGGGAGTTTGAAAAGTGGGAAAGATCGAATCGCATGTGTATGATGATCATGAAGATGGTCATTCCAGAAACATTCAGGGACACAATGTCTAGCGACATTGCTACGACTAAGGCTTTCTTTCAAGATCTCGAAAAGAGGTTTGCTAAAAGTGAAAAGTCTGAAATTGGTACACTTTTGGGAAGCCTCGCTTCAATGAGGTATAAGGGTAAGGGCAACATCAGGGAGTACATTATGGAAATGTCTCATCTTGCTTCAAGGTTGAAAGCACTGAAGCTTGACCTCTCTGAGGACTTGCAGGTGCATCTGGTTTTGATATCTCTTCCTCCTCAATTTAACCAGTTCAAGGTGAGCTATAACTGTCAGAAAGAGACTTGGTCTCTGAATGAGCTCATCTCGCACTGTGTCCAGGAAGAGGAAAGGTTGAAGCAAGACAAGACAGAAAGTGCTCATTATGCCTCTACCTCGAAAGATAAAGGAAAGAAAAGGAAGGATAAGGAAGCTGCGGATACACAGTCTCCGAAGAAATAA
- the LOC140956999 gene encoding transmembrane 9 superfamily member 1-like, with protein MLLAVRSSMSPLAAAVVLSLVLLSPVLASEYDHKYQPDELVTLWVNKVGPYNNPQETYNYYSLPFCRPSGNAAHKWGGLGEVLGGNELIDSLTEIRFQKHVDKATICEIELDESKAKVFKDAIENNYWLEFFMDDLPLWGYVGELGSERKGGSKPMLYTHKSISVQYNKDQIIQVNLTQHNPKPLEVGVTLDMTYSVKWTPTNISFARRFDVYLDYPFFEHQIHWFSIFNSFMMVIFLTGLVSMILMRTLRNDYAKYAREDDDLETLERDVSEESGWKLVHGDVFRTPRSLALLCALVGTGAQLALLVLLVILFAIVGMLYIGRGAIVTTFIVCYAFTSFISGYVSGGMYSRHGGKNWIKSMILTASLFPFTCFGIGFILNTIAILYGSLAAIPFGTMVVVFVIWAFISFPLALLGTVIGRNWSGAPNNPCRVKTIPRPVPLKKWYLTPSVVSMMGGLLPFGSIFIEMYFVFTSFWNYKVYYVYGFMLLVFLILVIVTACVTIVGTYFLLNAENYHWKWTSFFSAASTAIYVYLYSIYYYSMKTKMSGFFQTSFYFGYTLMFCLGLGILCGAVGYLGSNLFVRRIYQNIKCD; from the exons ATGCTGCTTGCAGTTCGATCTTCGATGTCTCCTCTTGCCGCCGCCGTTGTCCTCAGCCTCGTACTCCTATCGCCGGTTCTCGCCTCGGAGTATGATCACAAG TATCAACCTGATGAGCTCGTAACCCTTTGGGTAAATAAAGTAGGGCCATACAATAATCCACAAGAGACATATAATTATTACAGCCTTCCATTTTGTCGTCCATCCGGCAATGCTGCTCACAAATGGGGTGGGCTTGGTGAGGTATTGGGTGGAAATGAGCTTATTGATAGTTTGACCGAGATAAGATTTCAAA AGCATGTGGACAAGGCTACCATTTGTGAGATTGAGCTTGATGAATCAAAAGCGAAGGTATTCAAGGATGCAATTGAAAATAACTACTGGCTTGAATTCTTCATGG ATGATCTGCCTCTATGGG GGTATGTTGGTGAATTGGGTTCAGAAAGAAAAGGTGGTAGCAAGCCCATGCTCTACACGCATAAGAGCATCAGTGTGCAGTACAACAAAGATCAA ATCATTCAAGTCAATCTCACTCAACATAATCCAAAGCCATTGGAAGTTGGGGTAACATTGGATATGACCTATTCAGTTAAATGGACGCCTACAAACATCTCATTTGCACGTCGTTTTGATGTCTACCTGGACTATCCTTTTTTTGAGCATCAG ATACATTGGTTCTCCATTTTTAATTCCTTTATGATGGTTATATTCCTTACCGGTCTGGTGTCAATGATATTGATGCGAACTTTACGAAATGATTATGCTAAATATGCGCGCGAGGATGACGATCTAGAAACCCTG GAAAGAGATGTCAGTGAAGAATCTGGTTGGAAACTTGTTCATGGAGATGTGTTTCGGACGCCCCGCAGTCTAGCTTTATTGTGTGCTCTTGTTGGTACTGGTGCACAACTAGCATTGCTGGTTCTACTTGTTATCTTATTTGCCATTGTGGGAATGCTGTATATTGG GAGAGGAGCAATTGTCACTACTTTTATAGTATGTTATGCTTTTACATCATTTATTTCAGGCTATGTCAGTGGTGGAATGTACTCACGCCATGGTG GCAAAAACTGGATCAAATCCATGATTCTTACAGCTTCACTCTTTCCTTTCACGTGCTTCGGGATTGGTTTCATTTTGAACACCATCGCAATACTTTATGGGTCCCTAGCAGCCATTCCCTTTGGCACAATGGTGGTTGTCTTTGTCATATGGGCTTTTATTTCCTTCCCATTGGCACTTTTGGGTACGGTTATTGGAAGAAACTGGAGTGGTGCTCCAAACAATCCCTGTCGTGTGAAGACCATTCCACGACCAGTTCCGCTGAAAAAGTGGTATTTGACACCTTCTGTAGTATCTATGATGGGAGGATTACTTCCCTTTGGCAGCATATTCATTGAgatgtattttgttttcactTCCTTTTGGAATTACAAG GTGTACTACGTATATGGTTTTATGCTGCTTGTTTTCCTGATTCTGGTAATTGTGACTGCCTGTGTGACCATCGTGGGAACATATTTCCTGCTAAATGCTGAGAATTATCATTGGAAGTGGACTTCTTTCTTTTCTGCAGCCTCAACAGCAATCTATGTGTATTTGTACTCTATATATTACTACTCCATGAAGACAAAAATGTCAGGGTTCTTCCAGACCAGCTTCTACTTTGGTTACACGTTGATGTTTTGCCTTGGATTGGGAATTCTTTGCG GGGCTGTTGGATACTTGGGCTCTAATTTGTTTGTAAGGAGGATTTACCAAAACATCAAATGCGATTAG